In the Octadecabacter sp. SW4 genome, one interval contains:
- a CDS encoding RNA-binding S4 domain-containing protein yields MSEPRDTIRIDKWLWHARFFKTRGLATKTVAAGKVRVDGTLVSKPARMVGAGDVLTFAKEKDVKVVKIIAIGLRRGPAPEAQALYEDLSPAPVADPVKTRNAGSPNPRYEGKGRPNRKERANLASQKRDIGPSRLE; encoded by the coding sequence TTGAGTGAACCGCGCGACACGATTCGGATCGACAAATGGCTGTGGCATGCGCGATTCTTCAAGACACGTGGGCTGGCCACAAAAACCGTGGCCGCAGGCAAGGTGCGGGTCGATGGCACCCTCGTGAGCAAGCCCGCGCGCATGGTCGGGGCGGGCGATGTGCTGACATTCGCCAAGGAAAAAGACGTGAAAGTCGTGAAGATCATCGCGATTGGGCTGCGCCGTGGGCCGGCCCCCGAAGCGCAGGCTCTGTATGAGGATCTGTCGCCAGCGCCTGTCGCCGATCCGGTCAAAACCCGGAACGCTGGTTCGCCAAATCCGCGATATGAAGGGAAGGGTCGCCCCAATCGCAAGGAACGCGCAAACCTCGCGTCCCAGAAGCGCGATATCGGGCCGTCCCGCCTTGAATGA
- the fdxA gene encoding ferredoxin FdxA has translation MTYIVNDNCIACKYTDCVEVCPVDCFYEGENMLVIHPDECIDCGVCEPECPADAIRPDTEPDMEKWVEFNRKYSEMWPVIITKKDPLPNADEMDGKPGKIDLFSENPGEGG, from the coding sequence ATGACATATATCGTCAACGACAACTGCATTGCCTGCAAATATACAGATTGCGTTGAGGTCTGCCCCGTGGACTGTTTCTACGAGGGCGAAAACATGCTGGTGATCCACCCTGACGAATGTATCGACTGTGGCGTTTGCGAACCTGAGTGTCCCGCCGATGCGATCCGCCCCGATACCGAGCCGGACATGGAAAAATGGGTCGAGTTCAACCGCAAGTATTCCGAGATGTGGCCGGTCATCATCACCAAGAAAGACCCCCTGCCGAATGCCGACGAGATGGACGGCAAACCGGGCAAGATCGACCTGTTTTCGGAAAACCCGGGCGAGGGCGGGTAA